In Poecile atricapillus isolate bPoeAtr1 chromosome 1, bPoeAtr1.hap1, whole genome shotgun sequence, the sequence GTCTGCACGCTGCTGGGATCATAATCCTGAGAAAAAGGGGGATTTTCTGGGCGGGAGCAGCTTGGAGGAACGGTTGGTACTGATGTGGCTGtgtggggatggaggtgacaCCTTGCCTAGGTGGCCATAGGCTGGATTGTCATGCTCCAAGGGCACTGGTATCCCCAAGAGCTGGTGCCCCCAGGCTATTGATATCTCCTGGGAACTGGTGCCCTGCAGGGCTTTGGTACCTTCCAGGGCTTTGTTATCCCTAGGGAACTGGTGCCCTTCCAGGAatcagcaccctcaggacacTGCACATTGGGATCCCACCCAGGACATTGACCCCTTAGATTTTGGGACTCCCCAGGGCAAGAGGACCCCCCCCAATTCATCGATCCTCCAGGCCTGTCCTATGCcatgatcccagtgatcccaacATCATCACCTCCCTCCCAACCCCCCCCTGGCACCCAGAGGCAGGAGTGGGGCTGGGGCACCCCTGATGCCAGCTCCGTTCTCAGCCCCTGCCTCGCCCCGTGCCCTTTGTCGGGGTTTTGCTGCTATTTTGGGATTTCCTCCGTTGTTGCGGCTCCTTTGTGCGGGGCCTCTCGTTCAGCAAACAGCTGGAGGATGTGGAGGCCACATTTTCCACTTGGGGTGCGGCTGAACCCCGGCCTCCTCCCCGGGGAGACAGAAATCTGACGGTGGGGTCAGGGCGGGAGCAGCTGGCTTGGGATGGGTGGTGGGAAGTGGGGTGAGGGAGGGGCAGAGGGGTCCCAATCCTGGAGTGATGGGTGGGTGCTGtgccctctcccagctgggagcaccTCCACATCCCAAACTGGGATGGTGCTTGGCTCCAGAAAGCTGCTTGACTCCAGCTTTCTGCTAGGATATGGATGGACTGGGAGATGCTGAAGGGTTTGAGGGCACCCCCATAGGGCACCATccagtgggtttggggtggcaCCTCAGTGGTGCCACCACAGCACATTCCTGGGATGGGGACTGTCCCAGAAGGGTGTAGGGAAGCTCTGGGGGGACACATGGGTTTTCCATGTTCTCCTTTCCTGCAGCTTAATTTCCACCCCTGGTTGTATGGAGCTGGATCAGGGCCCTGCTgcccccttccctgctcctgtgggCTGGGAGTGGGATTTTGGCTATCTTGGTGTCACTTAGTGGACAAGTGGGAGCACTCGGTGACCCAGCCTCACTGCAGGGCTGGTGACACCCCTATGGACAAGGGACACGGTGGGAAAAGCTTTTAATGGCAGCACAGAGGAGGTGGCTGGAGAATTCTGGAGGAGGTagccagggaattccaggagatTTAGCCTCTGGAGCAGTGGGACAGGCTCAGTAGGCAGAGCTGTGGATGTCATCGTAGTCACTGCCTTCGGAAAATTCAGGATCCTCCACGTGTTCCCCTGAGTGATAGGATGGATCTGACCAGCCTGCAATAACAGAGCCCGCAGGAGcatttgggaattcccggaactccctgtgtcccccaccTCCAGCACAGAATCCTCACCAGGATGTGAGGAGGGGTCTTCAGGGGGCTCTGTCTCCCGCACATTCTCGTACCACTCCCCCgaggaggtgctggagctgccgTCGGGATCTGCCGGAGCTGCAGGtacccagggctgggagggcactggggcgGCTGCTGCCgggggagctgggaggaacAGGGTCACTGACCGGCActttccatccctgctcccattccACGAGGTCCCATCTCCTCACTGAGGTTGaacccatccctgttcccatccttGGCAtcgctctgtccctgctcctctccttggGGTCCCTGAACCCTCattccctccccatccctgtggtCTCTGCATGCCTTTCTCCCATCCTTGGGgtctccccatccctgctcccacgCTTCCCACCTGTGCTGTAGCCATGGCCAGTGGCTGCCTGGTGCCACTGGGGGCCATGGGCAGGGGTGGGAATGCTGCCATTCCAGCTGGGCCCTGTGGATGAGGATGAGCTGGAGGAACTGCGAAATGGGGACCCTGGCCTGGCCGGCTCTGTGGGAAAAGGACATCAAATGTAGGAACAGGGATATTGGAAGAGGGGGTGGCCACCCTTCAGTCCATGGGATAGACCCACCTTGTGTCATACCATCttcagggaatggcttcacccTGTCCTGGCTGACTCTCAGAGGGGGAAGATCCTCCCTGGGATGCTGGCGCAGGGAGTCTGTGGGAAGCGGAGAGGGGTGGGAGCATCCTGGGTGACAAGGATCCCGGGACAGGGTGTCAGGGATCCCAGAGGAAGTGGGATGCTCACTGTAGAAGGTGGACAGGGCGACAGGAGGCTTGCTGCTGAACTCATAATATTCCGAGTCAGAATCAGAATCCTTGGAAATGGCTGTGACCAGATGGTCTGGGGGGTGACAAGGGGATGTGGCATCTGGCACCTGCTGGCACCTCtggccccacagcccctggggggACCTGCCAGACCCACCTGATCCTTTGGGAAGGTTGGTGGGGGTTTTCCTGTAGTCattgggaattccagagggtaCACTGGGGTTCTGGTAGCTGTGGGTCACCAGGACTGGCGTGGGTATTCCCAAGGAGGATGTGGCTGTGGACACAAGGGGATGCACTCACTCCgtggctgagctgagctgaaaaagtTTGGATCGTGTCCCAGTTCTGTGTCTGGATCCAGAATTCCTTACCGCTCTTCTTCCTCAGCCTCAGAAGGGTGACGGGAAAGgccagcagggagagcaggagcagcgctgccagcaccaggcacaGGACAAAAAGGGGACTGTCCGGTGGTGGTGTCCCCAAGGTCGGggtcccctcctcagctgggacAGAGAACGGACACAGCTCATCCCACGTAAATCTTCCCCCCTGGGAATTTTACCCTGAGCCCAGGGAATGGCCGAGGGCTCAGACACTCACCGTGCAGGACAGTGACATTCCTGGGCGTCACCTCAGCCATGGGCGTTGACGTCTCCAAACCCTGGGAGCCTGGAAAGGGCGGGAACAGAAATCGGACGCTTAGGAGAGGGCAGGACCATGCCTCAAATCCCGTCGGGAAGGAGCCGGTACCGTTGCAGATGACCCCGGCGGCCCAGGATTGGTAACACGGAGCGGATTTATTGAAGGTCCAGCGGCACTGTGCCAGCGAGGGCTGCAGGCTCCCACACAAGTACACCATCTTCCCGGGAAGCGTGTGTCCGAAGGAGGGCCGCTGGAGCGCATCCCCACATCCCAGCGTCCGGCACAGCACCGTGGCCTCCGTCTCGTACCAGGTGCTGTTACACACCGTGCTCCAAGTGCCACGGAAAAACACCTCCACCCTGCCGGCACATCCATCCCGGCCTCCGGAGAGCCGCCACTCCTGGTGTTCTGCAGGAAGAGAGCAGAGATGAGGATGCGCCATCAACATCCCCGGCTCCGGAatattccaaacccacctgagCAAACCACGCCAGCATCCTCCTTGTGGCTGCAGTCGTGCTCCAGAGCAGCCGGACATTCCCAGAGGTCCCGCTCATGTCCCTTGCATCCCACCTCATCCCGGAGGATGGGGCCGTGTCCACGGCCGAAGGAGGCGTTGCCGGGGGCTCTCATGGCATGGCCACAGCGGAGTTGGCGGCACACGACGTCGGCGTCGAGAATGTCCCAGCCATCGTCACACactgtcccccatgtcccctcctgctccagctccaccCGGCCCTCGCAGCGGCTCCGGCCGCCTGCCAGCCGGAGAGCTCTGGGACCTGGGAGATGCACCGGGAAGGGTGACCTGGCATtgtcccagaatcccaaaaagTGGATGTAAGGATGTCCCTCACCCCCCCACACTCACCCGGTGTCACTGAGGTGTTCCCAGTCGGAGTATTGGGAGGTCCTGTTGTTTCTGTGGGGAGGAAGGGCAGAGAGAtgaggggctgagccccccaggaTTTGGAGGGGTGCATCCCAAACCTGCCAAAAGGTGGCCAAGAGGATTCTCCCAGCTGTGAGTGGCACAGTGGGAATTCTGGCAAAGTGGGGCTCTGGCAAAGTGGTCATGGAGCTGTTGCATCCCGAAAATCAATCCCTGTGTGCCCCAGGATGTTTCTCAGGGCTCAGTCCTGgtgtgggatctgctgggagAATTTGGCATTAAATCTGGGAATACTGGGACACAACTCAGTGATGGAAGAGATGAAATTTGGGATGTCATCCTGCATCTGTGTTGTTCCTGCCTTCTGGTTCATCCTTGTGGACATAAAGGGGCTTGACCTGCCTGTACCCCTCTGCCTAGACCCATTCCAGAGCCACAGGTGAGTAGATGATCCTGTTATCCCTAAAAATGCCCCATCTGGCTCCTCCAGGGGGAAGGATTCAGCCCCAGAAGTGAGGCATCCAGGGTGGGATTCCTGAGAAAAGACAGCAGAGTTGGTAGGGTGTGGATTGGAGTCCAAATGTTCAAGGAAAAGGCCACAGATGAGGGGAGAATATGGGAATGAGCTGCTTCAGGTGGGGCGGAGGTGTGAGAAGGGCGGAAATGGGGTGATGGGGCCGTTTCCTGATCGATTAGAGGCCTccaagcagctcctggcagacaTTTTGGCagccaaaccatcccaaatcctgccaaGGTGGGGAGGGCAGGTGGCATCacatcccaaaattatcccgGGGTACGTAAGAGACAGGATTGGCCCTGAGTGTAGCCCCATTCCCAAAGGGATTGTAGGTGGGATGGCTCTGAGAGCACCTTTAGGGGCTTAGGGCCCTCTTTCAGGGGTTGCCAGGGTGCTTTTGGGGAGATCCAAGGGGGCCTTAACCCACAGGAGAATCTGCAAGCCTTAGGATTGCCTTTTAGGGGATCCCTTTCCCTCCGTCTGGGTGGGTTGAGGGGCAGCGTCCTCCACCACTGACACTCCTGTTGGGgatccccaggacccccagtgctccccatcCCAGGGAGGTGGCAGGTCCCCAACCCCCAAATCTGTGGCTCCACCACCCCAAGATCCCAAGAGAGGGACAGCAAGGGccaggatggggacagtgacGTACCTTGTGCAGGTGCCACGGCAGAAAGAGCCACCAAGAGCAGGCAGAGCCCCCCCATCCCATCAGAGGGGCAGCCCCATGGAATCCAAGGATCTGGGATTTGAGGGGTCCCTCTCTCAGCAGCTTGGGGACATGGCTTGGCCGTGTCCCCGTGCTCTGGCAGCTCCGGGAGTgtggcagagggcaggaagCCGACTCAGTGCTGCAGGGTGGAGGAGGGTGATGGGGTggctccatcctgccccagcagggaggaaatggggttttggggaccccggAGACCCTCCAGGGCAAGGGAGCCTGGTGGATCTGGTGCTTCCAGCCCAGGGAACACAGATGTGGTGAAGCCATCATGAACTGCAGCTCGTTTGTTCCTCCAGGtcgtggatttggggtggtggCACGCAGGGGACTCGGGGTCTCCTGAGCTGTGGGACATCTGTGGGCTGATGAAGAACCAGGAGTTCCCCTCTTCACCCTGGATTTTGGAGTCAATGTTACCTGCAGCTCCACATCCCGAGCATCTTCTAGCACATGCAGGATCACCCCAGGACCCTCCAGGAATATTAGGTGAGGGGTAAGGCCGGAATTTCCATGGGTAGGAGGTGTGGCATCGCAGGAGATGTTGATCCCCAGCATGGGTGAGGGCTGGGATCCAGCTGAACACCTGGGGACCCAGGATACTGGGATGGGGGGCCAGGACTCCAGTCACCCCATCTCAGCAGGGGTTTGGGAAGTCTGGTGAAGCTGGGAGCAGGGTGATGGGGTGGGGGATCTCCTGCTGTTACCCAGGGTGTCCTGGGATTGCTGGGACTTAGGGGAAGCTGGAAGAGTGGGATTCCCCATGCCACTCCTAAATAAAGGGAGGTGCTGAGGGGacatttgggaatgttggggaTCGACCATGGGGAGGACATGCAGTACTAGGCTGGTGTTTGGATTGGaaaggtggaggaggaggatggcagaagagggaggaaggaaatcCCTTATCCCAAGGTGACCCCAGCTGGGCCACGGCCAGGCCCAGCCCTGGATCCAATCCCGTGACCAGCTCCCACGTGGAGCCAAGGTCAAGGACATGTGCGCATTCCCAggagcctggcactgccatggGGGCAGGGTGAGACCCTGTGTTAGGATCAGAGGAGATAGCACAGAGGTgaatcccaatttttttttttttaaatactttatttttgtaacaacgtcagaattaaaaattttccataaataccagcccctggcagcccctTCCCGGGCATTCCCGATAGAAAATGTGTACAAAACGGATGTGTGGCCGGGGTGAAGGTGGGGGGGATACAGGATCCTCCCCGGGATCAGACCACAGGAatcatcaccaccatcatcatcaccactaTGAACACCATGTCGCAATGAGACCCAAAGCAGTAAGAgcatcccaaattcctccccGGTGGCGCCGGGATCCAGCCCTCGtaaggacagggctgggagacTCCCCCCTCACCCTCTGTGGGCACCTCGGGGTGGTCCCAGGAGGCCACCAGTGGTCCCCGGCACATCCCGTTGGGAAGGGGGGGTCGGTGTCCCCCCAGCACGGCATGGGGAGGAGGTCGGGCCCTTACTGGCTTGCCCGGGAATTGAGGGGTCCGGGAGTCGCCCCCTCGGGGTCAGGAGCTGCCGCGGATCCTCTCCATGTAGCTCCGGAGCTCCTCGGGATCCCGCAGCCCCATGTCCTCGCACACCCAGCGGATGTCGTCCTCGCTGGCCACCAGGATGGACTGGACGTGGGGGGCGGCCGGGGGGGGCTCCTCGGGGACGCGCGGGGGGGCGAAGGTGACAAACTCCACCCGCTTCCTGCGGCCGCCCCCCGGAGCCGATCCCTCCTTGCGGGGCTGCGGCGTTCCCGGGCCCGGGGAGCCGGGGGGAGCCCCGCCCTCACCGGAGCCCGGGGGGCCCCCGCAGCCACAGGCGGGGCCCGGGGATGCCGGGGGATCCGGCTGCCGGCGATCCAGCTGTGGCCGGTCCAGCTGCTGCCGGTCCAGCTGCCGGCTCAGCTCTTCCTGGTCGGTGCCCAGCCAGACCCAGTTGTGGGGTTGTGGCGCTGAGGGGGCCCCGCCTGGCTCgggcagctccttctgctgGTACCGGAGCACGAAGAAGATGCAGTTGACGAGGAAGATGAAGATGGCAAGGCAGAAGACTCCCAGGAGCACGTACATCCCAATTTCCAGGTCAGTCACCCGCTCCGGAGCCTTcaccatctcctcctcctcttcctcctcctcttccatgcCGGCACGGTTGTGTCCGTAgccttcctcctcatcctcctccgAAGAAGACCCCTGGAGCTTGGTGGCTGCTGGCCCCACACCCGCGGGGTCCCTCCGTCCCACGGTCACCGCTTCCCCGGACATGGCGCCCTCAGCCCGTGGGAAgggccggggggtcccgggagaGGGGACCCCCACCTCGAGCCAGGCTGTGCCGGTGGCCAGGGCAGCCGCGCGGTGCCGGCCACGCCGACATGGATCCGGGGGGTGCAGACTGAGCTGGAGCAGGTCCCCCCGGCCTGGGCCCTCGGCCACCACCCATGGGTGGGCAGTGGGGACCCCAGGGGACCCCGTGATGGTGGCAACAGAGCGGTCGAGGGACGTCACGGTCAAGGCCACGTCGTGCCACCCATAGAGCTCCAGCGGGGCCAGCGTGCGGTCGGAGAAGGACAACCAGATGGACAGTGTTGCTTCCTGGTGGGATGACAAGAGGGATGGCAGAGGtttgggggacactggggagaCTGGGGTGCCCCTCCCACCCATCTCACCTGCTTGAGGGCCCGTAGTGtgggtgtcccctgggcagTGGCCATGACCACACCAGGATGATCCGGCTGTGTCCGCAGGGATAAGGAGAGCCCAGCCACCACCTGGGCATGGAGCTCTGTCACCGCCACCTTCTCCTCAGAAACCACCAGCGTCTGCTCTCCCAGGATGGAGTCAGAGAGCGGGGAGCGCACCTGGAAGCAGCTTGTGAGTCCCCCAACATTCCTCACAGCCTCTGTTTCCTCTTCCCATCCTCTGCCAGTCCCTCCAACGCCTCAGTTCCCTCCCCCCCTGTATCCTGGCCAGCATCCACTGGGATCATTTCCAGCCCCAAAGCTCCATCCCTGCAAGCTTCCCacacccccaaatctccccaggATCCCTCAAATTCCCCACAGACAACCCCTGTTTACCTCCACAGAGGTGACTCCAGGCTCCCGGCCCACCACCACGGCCCCTGCTTCCAGTGATGCTACACGGGGGTCCTGGACACGGGTCCGGGCAGCCACCAGGTGGGTGACATCCAGGAGCCACTCAGGGCCAGGCAGGTAGGACAGGTGCCGGCCACCATCCAGGGGGTGGGCCACAAAGTGCGCCAGGACACGGAGCCCCGTGCGCTGGAACTGCGGCCGgcagccccgcgcccgccgctcTGGCTCCTCTGCGGCGTCCTCGGACTCCACCacggcactggggacaggggacagggtgACAAGAGTCCCAGGATGAGGTTACCAGGGGCAGGGGAACAGGGATTGTaggacagggtgacagggatTCCATGACAGGGTGATGAGAATCCCGGGACACAGGAGTGTGTTGGGGGCTCACTGATGCCTCCCCACGTGTCAGGTCTCAGCCCCATTCCcatctcccccttttcccaccaTCCCATTCTGTAGGCCTCACCTGTCAGGCCCCCCAGGAAGTCTCCAGCCACGGAGGTGCTCCAGGATGGGATCTCCCAGCTGGACACGGAGCGGGAGCAGCGGAGCCCAGACGGAGAAGCTCAGCTCTGCCCGCAGCCGGCGCACCCAGAAATCCACGCGGGCCCCCCGTGCCCCTCGGCTCTCCTTGCCCCCCACAAAAACCAGGTCGCAGGAATCCGACACCTGCGAGGGcacatggaattccatgggaatctCCCAGGGTGAGGCAGGATAACAAGGGGATAGCAGGACTCACCTGCAGGACCTGCTTGTCAGCGGATTCACATCCTACAGGATCTGTGAGCTCGGACACTCCGCCCCCTGCTTCCACAGTCACCAGTTTCACCGGGATAACGCGGGGGATCCCGGTCAGCGGCGCCGTGTTCAGGATCTCCAGCTCCTGGAAGCGCAGTGGGATGAGGGGGTGCTTCCCATGGGATGGagggctggaatgggatggggggCACCCACCTGCACCAGCGGGACGAGGGCACGGACATCCCGCTCCGACACCTGGATTTCCCAGACCAGTTTGTCCTTCTGCGCCTCGGGATCCTGGCCAGGATACTCCACCTGCCAGGTGAGGGGCCGCGCCGGCGCCAGTCCCCCCGTCCCGTTTTCCACCGCCACATCCAGGTGCAGGAACGCGGCCGGCTCAGACACCCTGCGGCACCGCACCAGGATCAGGGTGGAACAACGCAAAATTCCCACCAGGATGGGGGTATTGGGATATTCCCTACCTGGAGATGTCAGGGATGACAGGGATGTCCCCGAGCCGCCGGCATGTCACCACGGCCGTGGAGTGCTTGGGACCGCGGGAATGCTCCAGGTGCACGCTCCAGGTGCTGGGAATTGTGGGGCGGGCGGAGACCACCTGCAGGCCCTTCTTGGCCTTGATCCTGCAGGGACACACCGTGTCACACTGTGTCAGATGGTGTCAAAAGGTGTCACACAGTGTCATTCACAGTCACACAAAGGGTGTCAGGCAGTGTCACACAATGCCCACAGTGtccacagaatcacacaatGTCACCCAGCGTCAGGTGGTGTCAGACTGTGTCCCACAGTGTCACTCACAATCACACAGTGTCACTCACTGTCAGAATGGTATCAGATGGTGTCACTCACTGCCACTAAATGTCACACACTGTCACACATTATCAGATCCTGTCAGCTGGTATCAGATGGTGTCACACAGTGTCACAGTCACACTGTCACAAAATGTCACTCAGTGCACATGGTGTCAAACATTGTCACATAGTATCACATACTGCCACAAAATGCCACACAATGTCACAGACTGTCACACAGTGCCACTAACTGTCACAGTGTGTCATACACTGCCACACACTTTCACATAGTGCCATGCAGggtcccacactgtccccattgtccctgCTCTCACCTCAGGGTCAGGCTGTCAGCGGTGAAGTTGTGGTGCAGGGCAATGGTGGCCGTGAAGCGCTGCCCAGGCCgcagggggacattggggacacgcAGCAGCACCTTCTCGTCCAGCCGCACCTCCTGCCGCCGTTCTGGCTCTCCTGCCCgcagctccagcattcccaggaatCTGGGAGCCTCCTGCTCCCGACCTCCGCACTCCCCCACACTATAGCGCAGCTCAGCTGGTGCTGGGCGCTCTGGATGCTCCAAGTGGTCGGAATCCCGCCGGCGGCTCCGGTGGGAATGGAGGGATCCCAGGGAGAACCAGCGTGGAGGGATCTCCAGTTCCACCACGCACACGCCCAGTGGGGcctggaggggagaggggagcctGGGATTAGGCTGGGGGGGAGCTGTGGGTTCCCAGGGTCCCTAAGATGGCACTGACCTGCAGGCGACATGTCCCCCGGGCCACCCGCCCACGGTGGTGAGCGTggagggtgacacaggggagaTCCTGAGCTCTGGAGTGATCCCAATCCCTTGAAGAATCCCAATTCCCAGGGTGGTCCTGCTGCTGACGGTGGTCCTGGTCCTTGGGGTGGTCCCGGATTCCAGGGTGGTGCCGGTCCTTGAGCTGATCCTGGTCCTTGGGGTGATGCCAGACTTCATGGTGGTCCTGCTGCTCAGGGTGGTCCTGATCCCTGGGGTGGTCATGATCTCCAGGGTGATCCCAGTTCCTAGGGTGATGCTGGACCCCAGGGTGGTCCTGCTCCCTGGGATGATCCCAGTCCCTGGGGTGACCGTGACccccagggtggccctggaCCTCAGGGTGATCCCAGACCCCAGGGTGGTCCCAGTCCTTGGGGTGATCCCGGGTCCTGGTGTGATCCTGCTTCCCAGGCATCCAGTCGGGCCCATGCAGATGGAAGAGGACACGGGCCATGGGCTCAGCAGGGGACACAGAGCTCTCCAGGGACACGGCACGGATGGCCCaagctgctgagctggaggGGCTCTCCAGGGGCACCTCCTGTAAGGACACCAGGATGGTGGTGGGAGCTGGGACCCCCTGGGGTGGCCCAGGGGACAGAGGAGCCCCGGTTACCTGGCGGATGCTGAACGGGGGGTAGGTGGCCTGGACCAGGGGCTGGGATCCGGCACGAAGCAGCAGGAATGTCTCAGAGCGGGTGTGCAGGGAAGAGTTGGGGGCCACGTCCTGATCCACCCTCTGCAGCCGGAAGGACTCGGGCACCCCAAGGACCTCCAGCTCCACTGGCAGGAACACGGGATCTGGGGGCTCCCCGTCACCCCTCACTGCAAGGACAAAGATGTGCCACATCCCGCGGGGACACAGTGGGAGTGGGGTACACAGGGGTGGCAAGTGGGGGTCTTTGTGCCCACCTTTGTGGCAGCATGTAGCGTGACCCCTTGCCTGGGCCACCACGTTCTGAGGTCACCCCTGTCatggttgccccatcccagggtTATCCCATCCCTGCATCAAGACTGCGGGGCCACTCGGTTCCCCCAGTCCCAGCTGTTCCCTGCCGGGGAGAGGGTTGGAACCGTGTCCTTCAGGGGGGGATCAAGGCTCAGGGTCCTGATCAAAGGGATCCCTCATCACAGGGAGCAGATCCCACCTGGATTCCCGGCAGGGCTTCCTTACAGCCGGGAATCGATCACACCTGGGCGATCAGGTGTGTGGGGAGAGAGGCGAGGCAGATCCCGGGATCCGGAGGGAAGGGGAGTCCCTCGGGCGGCGGGTTCCCGTGGGGACTGGGAGGAGATTCCCCCCTTGATATCCCAGCGGATCCCACGTTTCCCGGGTGACCCCCTCGGGATCCCAGGCGGTGGAGGGGGCACGGATCCCCGCGGAATGGGGGACGCGGATCCCGGGGAACgcggggaaggaggaggaggagggagtg encodes:
- the CD6 gene encoding T-cell differentiation antigen CD6; protein product: MGGLCLLLVALSAVAPAQETTGPPNTPTGNTSVTPGPRALRLAGGRSRCEGRVELEQEGTWGTVCDDGWDILDADVVCRQLRCGHAMRAPGNASFGRGHGPILRDEVGCKGHERDLWECPAALEHDCSHKEDAGVVCSEHQEWRLSGGRDGCAGRVEVFFRGTWSTVCNSTWYETEATVLCRTLGCGDALQRPSFGHTLPGKMVYLCGSLQPSLAQCRWTFNKSAPCYQSWAAGVICNGSQGLETSTPMAEVTPRNVTVLHAEEGTPTLGTPPPDSPLFVLCLVLAALLLLSLLAFPVTLLRLRKKSATSSLGIPTPVLVTHSYQNPSVPSGIPNDYRKTPTNLPKGSDHLVTAISKDSDSDSEYYEFSSKPPVALSTFYNSLRQHPREDLPPLRVSQDRVKPFPEDGMTQEPARPGSPFRSSSSSSSSTGPSWNGSIPTPAHGPQWHQAATGHGYSTAPPAAAAPVPSQPWVPAAPADPDGSSSTSSGEWYENVRETEPPEDPSSHPGWSDPSYHSGEHVEDPEFSEGSDYDDIHSSAY
- the TMEM132A gene encoding transmembrane protein 132A produces the protein MAPAPRLALLAAALLCAPVRGDGEPPDPVFLPVELEVLGVPESFRLQRVDQDVAPNSSLHTRSETFLLLRAGSQPLVQATYPPFSIRQEVPLESPSSSAAWAIRAVSLESSVSPAEPMARVLFHLHGPDWMPGKQDHTRTRDHPKDWDHPGVWDHPEVQGHPGGHGHPRDWDHPREQDHPGVQHHPRNWDHPGDHDHPRDQDHPEQQDHHEVWHHPKDQDQLKDRHHPGIRDHPKDQDHRQQQDHPGNWDSSRDWDHSRAQDLPCVTLHAHHRGRVARGTCRLQAPLGVCVVELEIPPRWFSLGSLHSHRSRRRDSDHLEHPERPAPAELRYSVGECGGREQEAPRFLGMLELRAGEPERRQEVRLDEKVLLRVPNVPLRPGQRFTATIALHHNFTADSLTLRIKAKKGLQVVSARPTIPSTWSVHLEHSRGPKHSTAVVTCRRLGDIPVIPDISRVSEPAAFLHLDVAVENGTGGLAPARPLTWQVEYPGQDPEAQKDKLVWEIQVSERDVRALVPLVQELEILNTAPLTGIPRVIPVKLVTVEAGGGVSELTDPVGCESADKQVLQVSDSCDLVFVGGKESRGARGARVDFWVRRLRAELSFSVWAPLLPLRVQLGDPILEHLRGWRLPGGPDSAVVESEDAAEEPERRARGCRPQFQRTGLRVLAHFVAHPLDGGRHLSYLPGPEWLLDVTHLVAARTRVQDPRVASLEAGAVVVGREPGVTSVEVRSPLSDSILGEQTLVVSEEKVAVTELHAQVVAGLSLSLRTQPDHPGVVMATAQGTPTLRALKQEATLSIWLSFSDRTLAPLELYGWHDVALTVTSLDRSVATITGSPGVPTAHPWVVAEGPGRGDLLQLSLHPPDPCRRGRHRAAALATGTAWLEVGVPSPGTPRPFPRAEGAMSGEAVTVGRRDPAGVGPAATKLQGSSSEEDEEEGYGHNRAGMEEEEEEEEEMVKAPERVTDLEIGMYVLLGVFCLAIFIFLVNCIFFVLRYQQKELPEPGGAPSAPQPHNWVWLGTDQEELSRQLDRQQLDRPQLDRRQPDPPASPGPACGCGGPPGSGEGGAPPGSPGPGTPQPRKEGSAPGGGRRKRVEFVTFAPPRVPEEPPPAAPHVQSILVASEDDIRWVCEDMGLRDPEELRSYMERIRGSS